agaagagaagagaagagaagagaagagaagagaagagaagagaagagaagagaagagaagagaagagaagagaagagaagagaagagaagagaggagagaagagaggagaggagaggagaggagaggagaggagaggagaggagaggagaggagaggagaggagaggcagtttTGAGGGAGGTTGGGAGGTGAACACAGATGACACTATACATGAATGTCTGTTCGTTTCTACTTTCTGAGGCCTCATCAGGGATTTTATGTCCCAAACTTAATATTGTTTATATTCATTCTTATTGAAGGCATTTGGTTGTGAGTTGGGTGTGTGTTTGGTATCTAGCTCTGAAATCATGCAACTGTTCATTTCAAGTTCTTGCAACTGGTTAGCGAAGATCCTCTATCTTTTTCAGAGTTTGTGACAGCAAACTGTGAGATCAGGGTAACTTTTTAACCAGCTTTAAAATTCCCCCCTCACTTctttctcatccccctctctcctttgtttcatttctctctctctctctctctctctctctctctctctctctctctctctctctctctccaccctaatCCCTTCTTAACTGGTGTCACAAGGTTCCTGTAACATGTCTCTTTGAATACACACCCATGCGTGCATACCCTGATCATTAGTAAGGTGGTCAGACCAGTAGTGCTGTGGCCCTTCTTCCCATTCCCACTCTGACCCACTATGACCAGTAGGGGTGGCAGGGTGGGAAACTAAAACTAGTGGGATTTACTGGGGTCaaaggtgtgtgtctgtgagcgtgCATGCACCATCCCATCTCTACAGGGTCTTGCATGCGTGcatctgtgtgagtctgtgtttGTGAGCTCAAGTGTGCTAAATGTATTTCACATTACGTCTGTgaatctgtgcatgtgtgtgtttaaaaCTTTCTTGGACTAAAGCACATCTAGACCTGGGACCAGCCAGGCTAGCTAATCACTCTCCCCTGACTCCTGAGTCCTAACCTGTCCAGTCTGATTCTAAACCCtgactggcaccctattccctatatagtgcactacttttgaccagaactctATGGGCCCTgcatggttaaaagtagtgcactataactgGGTGTGAGGTGTTcgatttgggatgcagactctgTTCTTAAACATCTGCTTGTGAAACACATCACAGAGGGCCAAACTCCACCCTCATTTAAACTATTCTAAACTCCACCCTTATTTAAACTATTCCAAACTCCACCCTCATTTAAACTATTCCAAACTCCACCCTCATTTAAACTATTCCAAACTCCACCCTTATTTAAACTATTCCAAACTCCACCCTTATTTAAACTATTCCAAACGCCACCTCATTTAAACTATTCCAAACTCCACCCTTATTTAAACTATTCCAAACTCCACCCTCATTTAAACTATTCCAAACTCCACCCTAATTTTCAGCTAAAGTATTCCAAACTCGTGGTGGATGGTGAAAGTTTAGTTAGTATTTACAGTTAGTCTCTCCTGAAATGTCAGCATGCTGTATAACATATAATTACTGGTCTCTTATCTAGTCAGTTACTCCTGAGTACTTCTGAAATGGTAAATGGTTATGACTGTGTTAGCAAACACCACTCACACTGACGCACACACGCTGACACAGATGAAATATGAATGCGAAATTGAAATGACACCTAGGAATTTTGGAAGATGAATGTAAGAAATGCCCTTTActttgtgtacacacacacacacacacacacacacacacacacccttcttaCCGTAGAATGACAGAGGAATCCGAACACCACCATGACGATGGCGGGGGTGAGGATGAGTCCGAACACCAGTCCGGCCAGGCAGGCGTTGATCCCCGCGATGACCAGGTTCTGGGCTGTCACCAGCACCGAGCACGCCCAGCAGTCCAGAGAGCCCCGGAGCTCTAGGGGAGCGCCGCTACCACCTCCCCCACTCTCAGCTGCAGAGTACGGGGGAGGCACCACCACGCCGGAGGGGGTCCCCACAGGAGCGCTGGAGGCCAGAGAGTTGGAGtgctggaggtggtggtggtggttgtcgGGAGAGAGCTCCTCGGAGAACTCCAGAGCCTGGTGGTGAGCCCCCTTCTCCAGTGTGCCACTCATACTCATGGTCaactggggagggagagataaaggTTAGCACAGGTTGATCCAATGTGAACAATACAATGCAACGCTACATGTATAATATGGTCCTTGTTTCTCATTCTCGAGTGTACCAGCTCAGTCTTCAAAGGTAGTTCACAGGGAGGTTAGTTAGAGGAATGATCTGTTAGAGGAAGAGGACGGCAGGCTGCACCGTGTAATCTATAAACACTCTCATATCTTCTATCAGTGCAGGATGGTTATCTGAAAGCTGATTGGTCAGAGCGGGATGGTTATCTGAAAGCTGATTGGTCAGAGCGGGATCGTCATCTGAACGTTGATTGGCCCTGTGGGAAACGCCTCTAATTGCCAGATGAGGGTGCACAGAGGATGATGATGGATAAGATGAAGATGAAGGGTAAGAGACAGAACCaaaggatgtgtgtgtgcatgtgtgtgtgtgtttgtgtgtgcttctACACATGCCTGAATGCATTTGTTTATCGTTGGGCTGATAACAGACTGCCGTTCCTGTCTTGTTAGAAATAGAAAACTTAGACAACTTGTTCAAGACACTGTAAAGGTGTTGTTTGATTCTTCCAGTATGGTAAAAAAAAACACACCAAACCACCATAGACCAAGTTTCAAGTTTCCCTGAATCAGCTATAACGCCTAACTGACATGTGCCATTAACGCTGACAGGATAGCACCCCCTCCCCCATGCTAACTAAGCGTTGCCCTGACCAGCCTGAACAATGGACTGAGGTCAGCGGCCAGCCCGCCTTCCAGAAATACCCCAGACCTCGGCACCGCTCGGCCCCAGTGTGTTAAATCTATCAGGGCAGACCAGAGGGGCCAAGGCCCAGCACTTAACACTGTTAGTTCAGAAGTTGTGTAAAAGTAGTATATTGAGCAATATTCCACAGGTGCAGGGTACAAATAATGCCAAGGGAAAATATAATACTTTTTGGTAGCATTCAAGCACACCCATGAGAATTCTAGCAGCGTGGGTACTGTTCTTTTTCCTCCCCGTAGTACTTTTATTTCTAAAGCAGTGTATGCACATCCAGCACTTCCACAGGTGCAGGAAACAAAATAAAACATTGAATGCCTCACATTGGTTTTAGCCGGGACAAGGGGTTTTCTTGACCGCATGATAAACTCTTGTGGGTATTTGTGGGTTCAtgtttttcgtcatgaatcttgtactggaggcagctctgcagagtggtcactagctggcacagccacaaagtcataaaataggATTTTAAACctgaccttaaccacactgctaaccctaatgccaaACCCTAACcataaattaagaccaaaaagctcattttgaCTTTGCAACTGGCCTATCTAAAGGAATGTCACTctgttctgcctccaggacaagactacATTTTTCCACCCCTTATTTTTACCAAACAAACACACATCACCCTCATCTGACcgttaaccctgaccctaaccacgCTATGGAAGACGTCCACTTGAGAAGTATTGTTACTGACTCGATAACTGTTTACGTTCTACGTCAGTCTCCTATTGTTAGTAAAGTGTTGTTCAGGTGTAAGGTCAGAGTCCAGTAAGAGGGAGACCTGCTCACGCGTTGTATCCCGACTTAAAATAGGCCTCCACTTGGCTGCTCCATCTGTTTTACACATCCCATGTATTTGCTATTCTTTGAAAAATGACACGTCATTGTTTCTCATAACTCTGGAGACACTGATCTTAATCTGCTATAGAAATGACTGAATCATGTCCTATGGTATTTTCAAATGACCTTCCTCTCTAGCTTTGTGGTTACTGATATAACACTGAACTATATTCAAGCTGGTCCTTGAAAGATTCTCATAATATATTCTCTAATCTAGAACATACTGAAGCAGCTCTATTGTCTTTTGACTGgcagttatttgtttctggccattttgagcctgtaatcgaacccacaattgctgatgctccagatactcaactagtctcaagaagtccagttttattgcttctttaatcagcacaacagttttcagctgtgctaacataattgcaaaagggttttctaacgatcagttagccttttaaaatgataaacttggattagcaaacacaacgtgccattggaacacaggactgatggttgctgataatgggc
The sequence above is a segment of the Coregonus clupeaformis isolate EN_2021a chromosome 16, ASM2061545v1, whole genome shotgun sequence genome. Coding sequences within it:
- the LOC121572998 gene encoding transmembrane protein 88 translates to MSMSGTLEKGAHHQALEFSEELSPDNHHHHLQHSNSLASSAPVGTPSGVVVPPPYSAAESGGGGSGAPLELRGSLDCWACSVLVTAQNLVIAGINACLAGLVFGLILTPAIVMVVFGFLCHSTVRPHGTTRYCSDLLNDGGCVALLVVGFLLVTPLLVLALAAYCRLAHHLQLGLCFIPYSRAVYKNLPATQHHGLGGGCCGGGGAGGEGGRKGKVWV